Within the Balaenoptera acutorostrata chromosome 10, mBalAcu1.1, whole genome shotgun sequence genome, the region TTAGGGAGAAGGAGTACGACTTCCCCTCTCCCGTGAGACACGCCGGCCGGCCCGACGGCAGACCCGAGGGCGTTTATGACATCCCCCCAGCCGGCACCAAGCCCCTGGGGAAGGACCTTCACGCTAAATGTAACGGCGACGCTGCAGGGGCAGCGGAGCTGGCGCCGCGGCGACACCAGAGCGTTTCCCTGAGCCACCCGGCCCCGCAGCTGGGCCAGCCCGGGGGCTCCCAGAACGACGCCTACGATGTCCCCCGGGGGGTCCAGCTTCTGGCACCGCCAGCAGAAACCAGCGAGAAAGCAAACCTCGAGGAAAGGGACGGGGTTTACGACGTGCCGCTGCACAGCCCGCCGGACGCCAAAGGCCCCCCGGACGTGGTGGACGGCATCAACCGGCTGTCCTTCTCCAGCACCGGCAGCACCCGGAGCACCATGTCCACGTCCTCCACCACCTCCAAGGACTCTGCGCTGTCCGCCTCGCCGGCCCAGGACAAAAGGCTCTTCCTGGACCCAGACACGGCCATCGAGAGGCTCCACCGGCTGCAGCAGGCCCTGGAGACGGGCGTCTCGGGCCTGAGGGCGCTGGTCACCACCGACTGGCGGGGCTACGGGTACATGGAGCGGCACGTCAACGAGGTGCGCGCCGCCGTCGACAGCGTGGAGCTGGCCCTGAGGGACTACGTGCACTTCGCCAGGGGCGCCGCGGCCAACGCCTCCCGCCTGCCGGAGCCGCTGCTCCAGCACAAGGTGAGGCGGGAGCTCCAGCGGCTGGAGGACTCCCACCAGATCCTGAGCCAGACCAGCCACGACTTAAACGAGTGCAGCTGGTCCCTGAACGTGCTGGCCGTCAACAAGCCCCAGAACAAATGGGATGACCTGGACCGGTTCGTGATGGTGGCAAAGACGGTGCCAGACGATGCCAAGCAGCTGACCACGACCATCAACACCAACGCGGAGGCCCTCTTCAAGCCGGGCCCCGGCAGCTCGCACGGGAAGGGCGGGCCTGAGAGCACCACGAACTCCGCTGAGTGCCCACACGCCGGCTCCCAGGTACAGCTGCTGCATCCCGGGGACCACAAGGCTCCAGCCCTCAACAAGCCGCTGCCCCCAAGCCTGGGCAAGGACCAGCCCCCTGACTGTAGTAGCAGTGACGGCTCTGAACGGAGCTGGATGGATGATTACGACTACGTCCACCTCCAGGTAAAGAACCGGACTCCTAAGGCACCTACATTCACACGCAGGGGCCTGGGGCTCATGCCTGTAAGGCTGGTAGCTAGACTACCAGAGCGGAGACCAAGATTAATGTTCAGAAACATGATGAATGGTTCACAAATTGGAGGCAATGTTGTCCGGTAGGAAGAATACTGGCCTGAGAGTCCTGAGTCCTCTAGACTTTTCCGTGACACTGTGTCACCAACTTATGTAACCTCATCTCattgcctcatttgcaaaatgaatgaAGCACAGGCTTGGATTAGATCTGATGGATATGCCTCAGGCAAGCAGGAGGAGGCCCCCCAAGTAGGTTAGTGGGCCCGCAAATAAACATACCAGCTCCACTTCTGTTTGCATTTCATGATATGGTTCTGCACGacactttatttgaaaaaaaaggtaGGGCGAGGGGTGTTTCACGGTTAAGGAAAAAGATTTGAAAACCTCTGAATTTCTAAGGTCCCTTCAGCTCTAtcctgtgtatgtgtatgtgtgtagaattACTCACAGAGAAACTTAACCCCACCATAGGCTTAGCTTGAAGAGCCCTGGGCATTTGCCAGTTGACCTAGAACTTAACGGCGTATGGAAATCGGGCCATCACAGTCTGCGTCCTACAGGTGGAAATTCCACCAGGTTGACTCTGGATCCTGACAGCTTGCCCCTTCCCTTCGGGGGATTAAAACATCCTACAAGATCCATTATTTAGAATTTGCTTTACTATCTTATTCTGCCATTCTTTACATTTGACTGACAGCCGCGAAGTATCCTGAGGATTATTACGCACAGTTCCTTTGCGTAcaactggggaggggagagcagagcCACACCTTGTGCTGAAGAAAAGTATGGGGAGAGAGTAGACCGAGGCATTAAACATTTACCTGGCTGGTTGTCCAACTCTGCCTCTTGGGAAATGCTAATTTGGTGTAGAGCTGTAGATGATTGAAAGAAACTAGAAATACAGTGTGGGCCATGTTTAGACCCACGTTAAGAGGTTAATGGGTTTGCATATAATCTATTAGAAAAGAGCCCTGAGAAGAAGTACCGCTTGAGGAGGTCTGCAGGGACCATGGTTAGCCCTCCAAAAATGGTGAAGTGGAGCGGAGAGCATGGTACCCCGCCTGCAAATGGGTTTTAGTTTTCGTTTCTCATCTACACAGTGACTCTGGAAGTCTGACCGAGAACCCCTGCCCGGGGTTCACAGGGCCTAACTGGGCATGCGGGAAATTGCCAAGGCAGTGGAAAATGGAAGAGTATTTACATGTTTGTCAACGAAATTGTTAGCATAAGTGAATCATAGTGGTGACgtcatgttttctttatgttgAAAAATAACAGGGTAAGGAGGAGTTTGAGAGGCAACAGAAGGAGctcctggaaaaagaaaatatcatcaAACAGAACAAGATGCAGCTGGAACATCATCAGGTACATTCAATCAGAACAAAAACTACTTGGTATTGAAAAGATTTCCCACTTAGTAAGGAAAGTATAACTTCAAAAGGTCATGGTTTTGATCCTCCCAGTACACTTTGGCATAAACAAGCTCCAAGGCACATAATAGGGTATAAGAACAAAGAGAAGGTCTGTGGCCTTAGTAATCTAGCTGGGTGTACCTGGTCCAAATAGCAGTTTTTCCAGGCTAAGCCTGTACATCTAACCTATTAAGACTATTGGGTTAAGGCGGTTGGTCTCAAGGAGCAAGACCCTCCTCAAGCTGGCCCCAGCAAACGTGTTTTATAGTAAAGCCATAATAGGGGAATTCAAGAACAGAAAATGAAGATTTAACCATGTCTTAAAGAACTAGGACTGTCAATTTCCTCTCCTTCTTGTACTAACTTTGTGTCTCTCTAAATTGACTTCCTTGGCCTCTATTTTCTGGCAGTTTCCTCTGATTATCTACTCATTTGGCTCCCCTGTAACTTTACAGAACCCACAGCTGGACACTCAGAGCCTTtcctatatatagtttttcatctcAGCTTCCTCGCTAATAGTCAGCCCCTTCTGTGGTTTATCAAATTCCTTAAAAAAGAGTCTGGgccattatctatctatctatctctatctatctccctctgtctctctgtctctatcatctctatctctatctctcccCTACTACCCAAGCCTATGGCTTGTCTGTTCTTGGTCCAATCTAAGGGGAGGAGGGCAGAATCCAgtgttttcaaaatatatccaagtCCGTTTACTAAGGGCTTTGGGCAAGGCAGTTTCATTCAAAAGTTGGGCATGAGTGGGGCAAATAATAAGGGGTATTGCTAATACAAGGGCACAAAAATAACGAGAAATGGATCGAGGATTTATAGGCCTTTTAGGATGAACTGAAATGGCGTGTAGGGACATGAAATGGCGCACTGAACTCAGGAAACCAGAGTTCTGATCTGTGCTTTCTGGCCAACCAATCatatgacctcaggcaagtcacatAACCTCCCTGAACTTCGATTAtttctctataaaatgagaaagtcCCTCTCCCCTCCGACCTAATGAGATGATATATTTATGAACATACTTGGAAGGGCATAAGCTGAATATCTTGAAGCATCGCCCTGTATCTGTTTATGTTTGCTTTGGCATTTGGCCAAGTAAGACTGCAGGGCTTTGGGGAACTTGTTGAAATCATAGTAATTCCTAAGAAGAAAACAGGGTCTACAGAAAAGGAGAGCTCGCTGTGCACTTCTCAGGGGAGAAGCTGCGTGAGGTTGACCCTGCTCAGACTCAGCCCTACTTCAGGGCAGAAGACTGAGTCCTAAACTCCGGTCACAGATAGATAGTCCTTGCCTGTAAAAGAGAGCCTCTCCTGACACTTGGTGCAATAGCTGGAAATTCTTATCATTGCAGTTCAAATAATACACCAGCTGGGGGCAGtaaggggagaagggagaaagctAACATTGAGTCTGACCTTGTGTAAGTCCCCTTCCTTTCGACCGCTCTGGGGGTCTAAGTGTTACGATGCACAGCCTGCGTTCAGATTCCCTTAGAGAAGTTCTCTTCCACAGTGCACATGTATTTCTATGCAGTAGTCTACCCTGTAGTGCTGGATAATAACGTTTATAAATCTGGACAGAAAGagtaggagaaatagaaaagggTCATGAATTGTCATTTATCTAAGTGCCTTGAAGGGACAAAGTCAAGGCTTTCCCCCAGAAGCAGCAAACTGTCAGTGACTGACTTGACAAAGAGATCCCTATGTTTGCTTTTCCCTGACCACCACTcaacatttaataaacatttacctAGTCTCCATTATACcaaacactattctaagcactttgcaaatattaactcatttaaccttcgTAAAGGTGTAGCTAACAGAGCTGGGTTTACACCCTGTGCTGCCTTCCAGCCTTAGGACAGAAGAGACCAATCGTGTCCCATCACAGGAGTCAGAGCTGGAGGATTCCTTAGGGATCCTCTTTGTGAGCCTCTACATTTCACAACTTAGGAAAGCCAGGCAACTGGACGAGTCTTGGCATCTAATAAGCACCTCACACTGGGATGAAGATCCCCGCGTTTTAACTGTAAGCCCTGGTTAATTTCCATTTCGTCACGCTGCCTCATCCTTAACAAACTCGGCTTTTTCCTTCCCTGCAGCTGAGTCAGTTCCAGTTGCTGGAACAAGAAATCACAAAGCCCGTGGAGAACGACATCTCCAAGTGGAagccctcccagagcctcccAAGCACCAGCAGCGGCGTGGGCGCTCAGGACAGGCAGCTGCTGTGCTTCTACTACGACCAGTGTGAGACCCATTACATCTCCCTCCTCAACGCCATCGACGCTCTCTTCAGCTGCCTCAGCTCGGCCCAGCCCCCGCGGATCTTCGTGGCGCACAGCAAGTTCGTCATCCTCAGCGCCCACAAACTGGTGTTCATCGGAGACACGCTGACAAGGCAGGTGGCCGCCCAGGACGTTCGCAACAAAGTGATGAACTCCAACAACCAGCTCTGCGAGCAGCTCAAGACTATAGTTCTGGCGACCAAGACGGCCGCGCTCCATTACCCCAGCACCTCCGCGCTGCAGGAGATGGTCCACCAGGTGACGGACCTGTCCAGGAACGCGCAGCTCTTCAAGCGCTCTCTGCTGGAGATGGCGACATTCTGAGAAGAAGACCAGCAAAAGAGGGACCGACTTGGATTACTGAGGAAAACTGGAAATACTCTCTGGTTTTTGTAAATCTTATctatttttgtagatattttatatgaaaatgaaatattttaacatttgatGGGTTAGACGACATTCAGACATTCAGGGAACTCTAggggaacattttttttcctgcgtGGTTCTTGTGTACACACCTAAGCATCTAAGACGTAAACTGTACAGAATcctgtccgtgtgtgtgtgtatgactctGTGTTCATGTTCGTTTGTAGATGTTTGTCTGATACATTCCATTGAAAACCATGAATTAAGAAGCACCTTAGTAAGCACCTCCTAATGCtgcatttgtttttttagaaaacatACCAGCTGGTTGTAATATTGCTCTACATATACTAGCGATTATTCTGAGTCTGTCACTCCCAAGTCTGGGAAACATAGTGTATTTGCAGGTGTGCACCTTCCAATAAGGAGGCACGCTatgccttgtttttgtttttgaaacccCTTCCAAAACTGGCTGTCTTGGGCACGTTATTGCTAGATGCCTCACTTCTGGTTGAAAAAGCCCTCTTAGAGAGAAAGTTTCAGAAAGTATATGTTAATCCAAACTCTGACATGTTAGGTGCTGGAGGAGTGACACATGTACTTAGGGGCCATGTCCCCACTTAGGGTTGTTTCAGCATGGAGAGGATGTGTTTCCACAGGGCTTTTTGATTATTGGCATTTATGAGTGACTTGGCCATGCGATTTTCCAAAGGATGTTTTTAGATttgcaaaaaatatattatttgcagCAGGAATTCATAAAGACACATCAGACTATGATCATCCACAAAAGGAAGGATGGTCCCATCTGCCAGTTGTAAGTAGGGGCCTTTCTGACTCTCAACATTCCCTTAGGTGCTACTACCCCATTACCTGAGGGAAACTGGCCAGTTCCTTGATCACCTAAACATTAGAGCCACCAGGCCACATCCCACTGTAAGAGAATCCGATGCTTGATCCTGTATCCTCCCTAAAACACGCACATGCAGACCCGGCACTCAGAGCAGCTGTACGGAGCCCATCTAGGCGTTTCAGCTCTGTCTGGCCAATGACCCTGTGCACACCGCCCACCACCGTCCCCCAGCTCGGCACAGCGGCCGTCCATTCCATAGTCTGTCCTCTCATCC harbors:
- the NEDD9 gene encoding enhancer of filamentation 1; translated protein: MKYKNLMARALYDNVPECAEELAFRKGDILTVIEQNTGGLEGWWLCSLHGRQGIVPGNRVKLLIGPVQETSSSQDLPTSGLMHQPFGQQKLYQMPNPQGAPRDTIYQVPPSYQNQGIYQVPTGHGAQEQDVYQVPPSVQRGIAGANGPHLSKKVITPMRTGHGYVYEYPSRYQKDVYDVPPSQTAHGVYDIPPSSVKGPVFSVPVGEIKPQGVYDIPPTKGGYAIPPPACRDEAGLREKEYDFPSPVRHAGRPDGRPEGVYDIPPAGTKPLGKDLHAKCNGDAAGAAELAPRRHQSVSLSHPAPQLGQPGGSQNDAYDVPRGVQLLAPPAETSEKANLEERDGVYDVPLHSPPDAKGPPDVVDGINRLSFSSTGSTRSTMSTSSTTSKDSALSASPAQDKRLFLDPDTAIERLHRLQQALETGVSGLRALVTTDWRGYGYMERHVNEVRAAVDSVELALRDYVHFARGAAANASRLPEPLLQHKVRRELQRLEDSHQILSQTSHDLNECSWSLNVLAVNKPQNKWDDLDRFVMVAKTVPDDAKQLTTTINTNAEALFKPGPGSSHGKGGPESTTNSAECPHAGSQVQLLHPGDHKAPALNKPLPPSLGKDQPPDCSSSDGSERSWMDDYDYVHLQGKEEFERQQKELLEKENIIKQNKMQLEHHQLSQFQLLEQEITKPVENDISKWKPSQSLPSTSSGVGAQDRQLLCFYYDQCETHYISLLNAIDALFSCLSSAQPPRIFVAHSKFVILSAHKLVFIGDTLTRQVAAQDVRNKVMNSNNQLCEQLKTIVLATKTAALHYPSTSALQEMVHQVTDLSRNAQLFKRSLLEMATF